The window ATAAGAGATGGTTGATAAAATACTACAACCAATCGCAAGAAACACTTCTTTTGTTGAAGGAATTGGGCTCCAGCCAACTAATATGGCAACTCCTATCACGCCTATTAACATTCCAATGCTTTTTTTAAAGGTAAGTTTTTCTCCCAGCCAAATCCAAACGGCCAATGCTGTACATAATGGAGTCAACGCGTTAACAATAGCCATGATCGATGCGTTTAAATGGATCGCTGCAATGGCAATGAGAGTAAACGGTATTCCTGCATTTAATGCCCCAATAATAAGATATTGCCTCCACCATTGTTTAAAATTAGCGGAACGTTTGGTTAGTAAAACAAAGAGAAATAATGCTAACCCAGCGATGGTTACTCGTGCCTCAATTGTAAAGAGTGGACCAATTTCAGGAGACGCAATCCTGATAAAAAGAAACGAAGCTCCCCAAAGCGCGGCAAGAGCAAACAATGCGCCAATTTCTTTTAATCTCATTTTTCTGACCTCTTTCTAAAAATAAAGGCTGTGTTAAAGCTCAATGTTGATTTTTTGCACAAAGTTGATTGGAGTGGAAGGCGCGAAGACTCCTACGGGAGCAGCGGGACAGGTGAGACCCCGCAGGCGCTTAAGCGCCGAGGAGGCTCACCGCCCGCCCCTAAGGTGCGCGAAGCGCCTGGAACGGAAATCAACATTCTAGTATAACAGAGCCAAAATAAAAATAATAATCACCCTGCAGGAATTATATAAGTAAAATATTTAATAATTTATTAGTTTGAATTTTTTGTAGACATAGACGTATTTCTTAGATGTATAATAAGTAAAAAAACTTTCGAACAACTAATATCTCTATTTCAACATGAAGTATAAGTATAAAGCAATAATTTTTCAGGCGGTGAATAAATAAAATGTCAGAAATGGTGATGAATAAACAATCATCCCAGTTTAAACAGGGATTACAATCAGGGTTTAGTATTGCGATTGGCTATTTTCCAATCGCACTTACTTTTGGGTTGCTCGCTAAAACAACTGGGTTAACATTGATTGAAACGGTTTTAATGAGTTTAATCGTTTACGCAGGAGCATCGCAATACATAGCATTAAGTCTAATCTCACTTGGTACAGGAGTATTTGAAATCATTTTAACGACGCTTATTGTAAATATCAGGCATTTCCTCATGTCCGCTTCTTTAAATGAAATGGCAGAGGATGACCAAATGGGGAAGAGAATGGTCTATTCCTTTGGGATCACCGATGAAACCTTCTCTGTGGCTGCGACCAATCGGGACACTGTGACAACTGGGTATATGTTTGGACTAACATCCATTGCCTACCTTAGTTGGGTTATAAATTCAGGGATTGGATATGCAATTGGAGCTAATCTACCGAAAACGTTGCAAGAAAGTATGTCAGTTGCCCTTTATGCAATGTTCATCGGATTATTAGTTCCTTCATTAAAGAAAAGTGTGAAAGTGGTCTATTTAGCTGTGCTGGCGGCTTCCTTTAATACTATTTTCACTCTAGGTGATTGGCTGTCAACGGGGTGGTCAATTGTGGTGGCAACTCTTCTTTCAGCCATCATCATTGAAGTTGTCAATTCTATAAAATTAGGCCAGGGGGGACGGGGACTTGAATAATGGAGTTATCTGGATGATTGTGGGGATGGGGGTCGTGACGTACATCCCGAGAATGCTTCCATTTGTTTTATTCAAAGGAAGGGTATTGCCACCTTTTATTCAAGGTGTTTTACGAAATGTACCCTATGCCACTTTGGGGGCGCTAATTTTTCCTGGGATTTTATTTATTCAAAAAGATTTATGGTATGGATTGATCGGAGCCACGGCTGCTTTTTTGGTCGCTTTTCTAGGAGCGAATGTTATTATAGTTGTCTTAGGCTCAATTGCTATACTATCCGTTTATTCTTTATTCTTTTGATATAACGGCTGTCGGAATCTGAAACTCCGGCAGTTTTTTTTCATATGTTCTACCCAGTTGGTTCAAGCTATAATTGTCTTTCCTTTTTGGCTGTGTTAAAGCTCGATGTTGATTTTTTGCACAATGTTGATTGGAGCGGATACACGAAGACTCCTGCGGGAGCAGCGGGACAGGTGAGACCCCGCATGCGCTTAAGCGCCGAGGAGGCTCACCGCCCGCCCCTAAGGTGCGCGAGTGCCTGGAACGGAAATCAACATTCTAGTTTAACAGAGCCTACTTTTTTGTAATACAAGATGTTGTTCTATTTGTATTTTTTCATACTAAACATAGTAATGAAAGGGTTGTACTTCAGGAGGGGATTGCGATTGGTGCGTAAAATGGGCGTTTTTTCCGTATTACTATATGTTGTATATGGATTATTGGCTTATTTGTATTTGTTTCATTTTGCGGATACAAGCTTGCCGTTTGAATACCAGGGAACAAAGGCAGATCCAGCTACATTCCTAAATGGAAGAGAGTTAATGCTTACTGAGGAGTATTCAAAAACAAGGAATTTGCTATTTTTTTTATCAACACCGCTTGAATGGCTTATCTATTTTTTGATTTTGTTATTTGGTTTATCAAAGGCATTTAAACGGTGGGCAGAGCAATCATCACAATATAAAATAGCCCAAACAGCCATTTATGTAATTTGGCTGTCCTTCTTTTCATATATCGCAACATTTCCATTAAGTTATATCAGCTATTCTCTTTCCAAAACATACAATATTTCAACCCAATCCTTTGCATCATGGATGAAGGACGAACTCATTGATTTCTGGATTAATTACTTAACAATGTTCATCATTGTTACTGTTTTGTATTGGCTTATGAAGAAAAGTACGAAACGATGGTGGTTTTATGGCTGGCTTTTATCGGTTCCTTTTACACTGTTTATGATGTTTCTGCAGCCTGTGGTGATTGATCCACTGTACAACGATTTTTACCCATTAAAAGATAAACAACTTGAGGCAAAAATATTAGATCTCGCCAGTAAAGCCAAGATTCCCGCAGAGCATGTTTTTGAGGTCAATATGTCTAAAAAAACGAATTCGCTCAATGCTTATGTAACAGGAATCGGATCAAATTCACGGATTGTCCTCTGGGATACAACCTTAGAGCGTTTGAATGATGATCAAATTTTATTCATTATGGCTCATGAGATGGCCCATTATGTCGAAAAACATGTTTATTTCGGAATTGCTGGGTACCTGTTAATGTCTCTTTTAGGACTGTATTTAATTTACCGAATGATGAACTGGGGAGTATCAAAATGGGGGAAAGAATTAAAGATTGCTGCGGTAAATGACATTCGTTCTTTTCCACTTTTTCTGATGATTTTATCGATGCTGATGTTTGCTTCAAGCCCGCTTAGTAATTTGGTCTCTCGCTACCAAGAAACTCGCGCAGATCGATATGCGATTCATATGACTAAAAATAGTGAAGCGGCAATTGATTCGTTTCAGAAACTTACAAAGTCCGGTTTGAGTCAGGTGAATCCACCCCTACTGGTGAAAATTTTCCGCTATGGCCACCCAACGATGTTAGAACGAATTTCAAGGCTTGAGGAATATGAAATCCAACATCAAAAGACTTCCAATAAGTAACAAAAAAAAGCCCCTGTCGAATCGACAGGGGCCTAGCTATTAAGTCCCAAACTGTTTTGTTAGTTCGCGATATTGTGTTGATAAATTAAAAAACTCTTCTTGGTTGCGGTCATCAATGGCCTGATCGATAAGGGTCAGCAATTTTTCCTTTTGAGTAGTTAAAAGCACCTCGGACAGTAGCATTTCAACGTACAATTCCAAAACAAAAGACTCACTAGACTTTTTCTTATTCATGGCACCAGACTTCATTAACTCTGAATAGGATCTCTCTTTCATCGAAATCACCCCTGCAACCTTTTTTCTATTATATGGAGTTTTAACAAAAGAATCAATGAAAAGTTTTGAAAATTTAAAAAATATTTAGCTCGAATTATGAATAAATTAAGAATTTTGTTAAAATACAACGGAAAAATAGAAATGAAATGATAAGATGAAGTATAACTGTAAAAAGGAGATGAAAAAATGAATAAACAAATGACGGGGATTATCGAAGAATATGAAATTAATCCATGTACAATGATGATAACGCCTACTTCTTATGGCAGTAAAACATATTCTCAAATAATTGAACTCAAGGATGAATTTCTTTACCCCTTTCGACCAATCGATATCATTAAAAAAAGCTGTCAATATTTTGGTTCTAGTTATGAAGGAAGAATTTCTGGAACAAAGCAGTTAATTGGAGTTACCCACAAAGTTCCAATCACCATTGACCCCACAAACTTCATTTATTTTTTTCCAACAACTTCACCACAAAATTCTCAATGTATTTGGATTTCCCATGAACACGTAGTATCTCATAAACGGTTAGAGCCGAATACCACCCTTGTTACCTTCCGAAATAAAGAATCCTACGTCCTTCCTATTTCCTATGCCTCATTTGAAAACCAACTTTTGCGAACTGCTTTGTTACGGACAAAATTAATGCAAAGAATCGAAGATATTGATCGAAAATCATTTTATTTACCCCGTAACCATCGGCATTTTGAAGCGTCTGAAGGGTACGAGGATTACGATAATCATTAAGCCTTTTACATAAAACATTATGGAAGCATGGACCGCCAATGGATCATGCTTCTATTTTATTTGCTGAACATGCCATTTAGCTAGATGGTTGCGGAAGATGTCGGCGATATAAGTAAAATTCTAATAACTCCTGGACCTTATTGCGGATTCTTGGATTAAAATAGTTATGGTGTTCCTCAAAGCCCTTGTAGAGAAACATGAACATGGTAAAGGCATCATCACGGTGAATTTCCTCCACCTTCAATTGCTTTTGCTTCATCAAACGCTTCACATCAGCCATCTCCCTTTGAATCACCTTAAGTGTTTCCTCTACTAATATTAAGTAGGGTTTTTTTAGCTTAAAAGGGCTCTTGTCAATGATCGTAAGGTCCCGGTTCAAAATGGTAATCACCATAGGCAAATAAATCGCTTTTTCCAGTAAGTCTCTTTCTTCCTCAGGTATTCTGGTCATTTTAAATTCTCCTTAGGAAAAATAGAACGTTTGTTCGTTATTATCATACAAAAAATACAAAATAAATTCAAGCCCTTTTTAGTTTTTCCTATAAATCAAACTGCTAGCTATATAAATATTGTTTTTGCATCAAAAATTAAAAATTAGACAGGAAAATTTTTGATGGAACAAGAAGTCATACTATAATGAAAGAAAAAGTAAAATGAGAGGGCTAAAATCATGAGATATGAGAGAAACCAATCGATAAAGCGAAAAAAGAAGAAAGGGTGGAGAGCAGTCCTTGCTTTTTTCCTAGTATTATTACTTGGATTAGCAGTCTATTTCTATTTTCAATTCCGGCAAGGGGTATTGGAATCTCAGAAAAAGTCCCAAGTCGAAAAAGCAGAATACCAATTTAACGGAAAACGGGATCAATTTGGCGAAACCAATATTCTGTTGATTGGAAGTGATGCCCGTGGAAAAGAACCATCACGTGCGGATACAATCATGATTGCCCATTATCATCCAGATAAAAAAACCTTTAAATTAACATCAATCATGCGAGATTGCTATGTAGATATACCCGGGCATGGAAAAAATAAAATTAACTCTGCATTTGCATTTGGTGGACCGGAATTGCTACGCCAAACGATTAAGGAAAATTTTGACCTAGATTTACAATATTATTCGATTGTTGACTTCCAGGGCTTTGTTCAATTAGTGGATGAAGCTTTCCCTGAAGGAGTAGAGATTGATGTGGAAAAAAAGATGTCAGAATACATTGATGTAACACTTGAGCCGGGTGTGCAAAAGCTTGATGGAGAACATTTGCTTGCTTATGTCCGTTTTCGTCATGATGCAATTGGAGATTTTGGTAGAGTGGAACGTCAACAGAAAGTAGTAAAAGTACTTGCTGACCAGTTCACAAGCCTCGGCACAATACCGAAGCTTCCAAAATTAATTGGAGTGGTTACACCGTTTGTCAATACCAACTTAGCTACGACGGATATGTTTGGAATTGGGAAAGGTTTCTTAACCAAAAAAGGGACGATTGAAACACTTCGGATTCCGGTTGATGGCTCCTATGTGGATAAACGCATTTCAGGGATCGGGTTGGTATTAAGTTTAGATTTCGAAAAAAATAAGCAAGCCATTAACGAGTTTATTCAGAAATAAGCAAGTGTACGGACAAATTTTCATCTAAAAGAAATAAGTGTAGAATAAAGATAAAGTAAAAGGACTTGCTGAAAAAAATTTTTTGTTTTATTTTTGCAGTGGTTTACAAGGAGACGTAGTCTATGAACTTTGAGGCGTTTAAAGAATGGTTTACGATGGAAAATATCATGACTTTAATTCAAGAATATCGATCTTTTGGACCACTTCCAGGGATTTTATTGCCGATGCTTGAGGCATTCTTTCCGTTTTTGCCATTAGTAATATTGGTTATGGCGAACGCAAATGCTTTTGGTCTATGGATTGGTTTTTTATTGTCATGGTCTGGAGCAAGTGTCGGTGCCATCTTTGTCTTTTTGTTCTTTAGAAAATTTGGGCAACAGAGATTCTTGCATTTTTTGCATAAACACCCTAAGGTTCAGAAATTAATGAACTGGGTAGAACAACATGGTTTTGGACCCATATTTCTTCTTTTGTGTTTTCCGTTTACGCCCTCGGCGCTTGTCAATATTGTTGCCGGCTTATCAAAAGTTAGTATTGCTCAATATATGTTGGCGGTCATCACTGGAAAAATGGTGATGATATTTACGATTAGCTTTGTGGGGTATGATCTTCGCGCATTGATTACCCAACCGATTCGTACGATCCTTGTCAGCGTTGTTATCTTTATTCTTTGGTATGTAGGGAAGAGAATAGAAGTAAGATTAAATAAAAGTGTAAAAAGAGAGCATAGTCGAGGATAGAGAAAATGGGTAAATTCTAAAAGTGGATGGAGGAGATTTCGTGAAAGAAGAAATAAAAAATGAGAGTTTGGAATGGATCAAGGCATTAGCGATTGGAATTATTATTTTTGCATTCATTCGGACTTTTTTCTTCTCCAATTACGTGGTTGAGGGTGAATCGATGATGCCTACATTAGAAGATGGCAATAAGCTTGTC of the Bacillus sp. 1NLA3E genome contains:
- a CDS encoding M48 family metallopeptidase, whose amino-acid sequence is MVRKMGVFSVLLYVVYGLLAYLYLFHFADTSLPFEYQGTKADPATFLNGRELMLTEEYSKTRNLLFFLSTPLEWLIYFLILLFGLSKAFKRWAEQSSQYKIAQTAIYVIWLSFFSYIATFPLSYISYSLSKTYNISTQSFASWMKDELIDFWINYLTMFIIVTVLYWLMKKSTKRWWFYGWLLSVPFTLFMMFLQPVVIDPLYNDFYPLKDKQLEAKILDLASKAKIPAEHVFEVNMSKKTNSLNAYVTGIGSNSRIVLWDTTLERLNDDQILFIMAHEMAHYVEKHVYFGIAGYLLMSLLGLYLIYRMMNWGVSKWGKELKIAAVNDIRSFPLFLMILSMLMFASSPLSNLVSRYQETRADRYAIHMTKNSEAAIDSFQKLTKSGLSQVNPPLLVKIFRYGHPTMLERISRLEEYEIQHQKTSNK
- a CDS encoding IDEAL domain-containing protein; the encoded protein is MKERSYSELMKSGAMNKKKSSESFVLELYVEMLLSEVLLTTQKEKLLTLIDQAIDDRNQEEFFNLSTQYRELTKQFGT
- a CDS encoding LCP family protein, producing MRYERNQSIKRKKKKGWRAVLAFFLVLLLGLAVYFYFQFRQGVLESQKKSQVEKAEYQFNGKRDQFGETNILLIGSDARGKEPSRADTIMIAHYHPDKKTFKLTSIMRDCYVDIPGHGKNKINSAFAFGGPELLRQTIKENFDLDLQYYSIVDFQGFVQLVDEAFPEGVEIDVEKKMSEYIDVTLEPGVQKLDGEHLLAYVRFRHDAIGDFGRVERQQKVVKVLADQFTSLGTIPKLPKLIGVVTPFVNTNLATTDMFGIGKGFLTKKGTIETLRIPVDGSYVDKRISGIGLVLSLDFEKNKQAINEFIQK
- a CDS encoding TVP38/TMEM64 family protein — protein: MNFEAFKEWFTMENIMTLIQEYRSFGPLPGILLPMLEAFFPFLPLVILVMANANAFGLWIGFLLSWSGASVGAIFVFLFFRKFGQQRFLHFLHKHPKVQKLMNWVEQHGFGPIFLLLCFPFTPSALVNIVAGLSKVSIAQYMLAVITGKMVMIFTISFVGYDLRALITQPIRTILVSVVIFILWYVGKRIEVRLNKSVKREHSRG
- a CDS encoding AzlC family ABC transporter permease, translated to MSEMVMNKQSSQFKQGLQSGFSIAIGYFPIALTFGLLAKTTGLTLIETVLMSLIVYAGASQYIALSLISLGTGVFEIILTTLIVNIRHFLMSASLNEMAEDDQMGKRMVYSFGITDETFSVAATNRDTVTTGYMFGLTSIAYLSWVINSGIGYAIGANLPKTLQESMSVALYAMFIGLLVPSLKKSVKVVYLAVLAASFNTIFTLGDWLSTGWSIVVATLLSAIIIEVVNSIKLGQGGRGLE
- a CDS encoding competence protein ComK, which codes for MNKQMTGIIEEYEINPCTMMITPTSYGSKTYSQIIELKDEFLYPFRPIDIIKKSCQYFGSSYEGRISGTKQLIGVTHKVPITIDPTNFIYFFPTTSPQNSQCIWISHEHVVSHKRLEPNTTLVTFRNKESYVLPISYASFENQLLRTALLRTKLMQRIEDIDRKSFYLPRNHRHFEASEGYEDYDNH
- a CDS encoding AzlD domain-containing protein, whose translation is MIVGMGVVTYIPRMLPFVLFKGRVLPPFIQGVLRNVPYATLGALIFPGILFIQKDLWYGLIGATAAFLVAFLGANVIIVVLGSIAILSVYSLFF
- a CDS encoding DMT family transporter, which produces MRLKEIGALFALAALWGASFLFIRIASPEIGPLFTIEARVTIAGLALFLFVLLTKRSANFKQWWRQYLIIGALNAGIPFTLIAIAAIHLNASIMAIVNALTPLCTALAVWIWLGEKLTFKKSIGMLIGVIGVAILVGWSPIPSTKEVFLAIGCSILSTISYGFAGVYIKKTFTTVSPLSLATGQQIGAAIVLLPFTLFYLPTSTETFSIVVILSVVGLALFCTSIAYLFYFYLIESVGPTKTLSVTFLVPLFGMLWGFVFLHEKITFGMMIGLLVILSSVLLISDVSFGSKQNSVKRVS